In one Bryobacteraceae bacterium genomic region, the following are encoded:
- a CDS encoding multiheme c-type cytochrome, translating into MSMEAQMMSTPVPSPGRPGSPWRLRLAVAVLGFLAASAATGFAIRLAPFHAVNQWGVLIHTVLGLGFLVPTLLYVIRHWRTYRMQAVSDALLLGYLCLAFLLACLISGVIVTAQALWTARTSATWRDFHLLTTVGLLAAGGAHLALSYWRIRRDQEVGNARMGLSHAAGLAAAACLAVGLAAMVHGGRQPVNRLPDGYRYLYGANRPFAPSLARTSTGGAIDSQSLAGSESCGTTMCHEQIVREWAPSAHRYAAMDTVFLAIQEVMAKQNGPESTRYCAGCHDPISLFSGTKNIFVDNLTSLTGYQEGISCLVCHAIQKTDVRGNANYTIAQPSEYLWQWQTQGAGRIARDFLIRAYPREHNRLSKRMFKTPEFCAACHKQFIDQEVNRAGWVQLQNQYDNWAASHWFTKGNPRKTVECRECHMPLAPSRDPAAGDSADYNRNAGDSQHRSHRFLAANNFMPAVLNLPGADEHIRATEAWLRGELPVPEIREKWADGPIVQIAIEAPAVVRSGDQASIRVRMSSHKVGHDFPTGPLDMIQSWVHITVLDERGTTVFESGRRDADNFIEPGSFLFKAEPVDQFGNLIDRHNLWEMVGVRYRRSLFPGYEDFVEYTVDCPSGAPAKKRSGGQDSFQFTAPDAATSRSLVVTARLLYRKIDQFLLNYVEGKKSARTAPVVEIARAEHSIEVRPE; encoded by the coding sequence ATGTCTATGGAGGCCCAGATGATGTCGACTCCCGTGCCCTCCCCCGGCCGCCCCGGCTCGCCTTGGAGGCTCCGCCTGGCGGTCGCCGTGCTTGGTTTCCTTGCGGCGTCGGCGGCCACCGGGTTCGCCATCCGGCTGGCCCCATTCCATGCGGTCAACCAGTGGGGTGTGCTGATTCACACCGTTCTCGGACTGGGCTTTCTCGTTCCGACCCTCCTTTACGTAATCCGCCATTGGCGGACCTATCGAATGCAGGCTGTGTCCGACGCCTTGCTGCTCGGCTATCTCTGCTTGGCATTTCTGCTGGCCTGCCTGATCAGTGGAGTAATCGTCACGGCGCAGGCGTTGTGGACGGCACGCACCAGCGCCACGTGGCGTGATTTCCATCTGCTGACGACGGTGGGCCTGCTTGCGGCCGGAGGGGCCCACCTTGCTCTGTCCTACTGGCGGATTCGTAGGGATCAGGAGGTTGGAAACGCACGCATGGGGCTGTCCCATGCGGCGGGGTTGGCGGCAGCCGCCTGTCTCGCCGTTGGTTTGGCGGCGATGGTCCATGGCGGCAGACAACCGGTCAACCGTCTACCCGACGGCTACCGGTATCTGTACGGCGCCAACCGGCCGTTTGCGCCGAGCCTGGCCCGGACATCGACGGGCGGCGCGATCGATTCACAATCGCTGGCCGGCTCGGAGAGTTGCGGCACCACCATGTGCCATGAACAGATTGTCCGGGAGTGGGCGCCGAGCGCCCACCGCTACGCGGCGATGGACACTGTGTTTCTCGCCATCCAAGAGGTGATGGCGAAGCAAAACGGTCCTGAGTCAACCCGTTATTGCGCAGGGTGTCACGATCCGATTTCGCTGTTCTCGGGAACCAAGAACATCTTTGTGGACAACCTGACCAGCTTGACGGGATACCAGGAGGGGATCTCGTGCCTGGTCTGCCACGCAATTCAAAAAACCGACGTCAGAGGCAATGCGAATTACACGATTGCTCAGCCCAGCGAGTATTTGTGGCAGTGGCAGACGCAGGGAGCGGGCCGGATCGCGCGGGATTTTCTAATCCGCGCCTATCCCAGGGAGCATAACCGCTTGAGCAAGCGGATGTTCAAAACGCCGGAGTTCTGCGCTGCCTGCCATAAACAGTTCATTGACCAGGAAGTGAACCGCGCCGGCTGGGTACAGTTGCAGAACCAATACGACAACTGGGCGGCCAGTCACTGGTTCACCAAAGGGAATCCTCGCAAGACGGTGGAGTGCCGTGAATGCCACATGCCATTGGCGCCATCGCGGGATCCGGCGGCTGGGGACAGCGCCGATTATAACCGGAACGCTGGCGACAGCCAGCACCGGAGCCATCGCTTCTTGGCCGCGAATAACTTCATGCCCGCCGTGCTGAATCTGCCTGGGGCCGATGAGCACATCCGAGCCACGGAAGCCTGGTTGCGCGGAGAATTGCCCGTACCGGAGATCCGCGAAAAATGGGCTGACGGCCCTATCGTCCAGATCGCCATTGAGGCCCCGGCCGTGGTGCGGAGCGGTGATCAGGCTTCCATTCGTGTCAGGATGTCCTCCCACAAGGTGGGTCACGATTTCCCAACAGGCCCCCTCGACATGATCCAAAGCTGGGTTCACATCACCGTTCTGGATGAGCGGGGAACCACTGTGTTTGAGTCGGGGCGGCGCGATGCGGACAACTTCATCGAGCCGGGGAGTTTTCTGTTCAAGGCGGAGCCGGTCGACCAGTTCGGAAACCTCATTGACCGCCACAACCTATGGGAGATGGTAGGCGTCCGGTATCGCAGGAGCCTGTTCCCCGGGTACGAGGACTTTGTCGAGTACACGGTGGATTGCCCATCCGGAGCTCCGGCGAAGAAGAGGAGCGGCGGACAGGATTCATTCCAGTTCACGGCGCCGGACGCAGCCACGAGCCGCAGCCTGGTGGTAACCGCCCGTCTACTCTACCGGAAGATTGACCAGTTCCTGCTGAACTACGTTGAGGGCAAGAAGTCGGCGCGGACGGCGCCCGTTGTTGAGATTGCCCGAGCCGAGCACAGCATCGAGGTGCGGCCAGAATGA
- a CDS encoding FG-GAP-like repeat-containing protein: MHRVRLAVRWSLLGLAGCLLLWLGMGHLSRERRYNPGEEVEGITREMERPVGLPSGGLRFTDITREAGLSSFLTFAGHRTSQLPEDMGGGVAWGDYDNDGDDDLFVVSAGGPLHAPEAELAPSILYENSGGGRFLPHAGFADLRIRGMGAAWADVDNDGWLDLAVTGYNTILLFRNRQGQFAPSGTIRSERGFWTGVSWGDFNRDGWPDLYVCGYVKYRYDPSQRTVRTQQFGRAVPHTLNPSSYAPERNLLFRNDGRGGFQEVAGQLGVDNPSGRSLSGLWHDFDNNGWPDLYVANDISESKLYLNREGKFEDAGSSAWVAEYRGSMGLAAGDFDRDGDDDLFISHWVAQQFALYESLLAQQSLLKTGGGKPGAAALRFTDVAEMRGIGQPTLRSIGWGAEFADFDSDGWLDLAVAAGSTFESDGEPKRLLGLPSFLFRNIRGENFAAVTDEGFPLRAARVSRGLAVSDFDGDGDVDLAIVDLDGGVRLIRNDSRQGHNLRLSLRGRPDRPWSGSDGAQVTAWLGGTPLRRTVSSASYLSQSSRSVHIGLGEASMADRVTVRWLDGRVEDVGPLKAGVTWRLSPGQPPLTLPAGMSERERQVAFWDKHRAAMDRLKKDRDPQSAALLFRDALALDPRHEDARYYLASCLASLGDPQGAMREVEALLTVNPSSHRALQRLAYLRAATARGTADLRQAAKEAGRAHALNPEETGALLLLAEIELLSGRPEETQAHLKRVVRSNHRSALAHFLLAFLEMRAGNGAASRAQLEATVRARGKEWKPRGSVQEGDVEQRMHEDTSLLAPLAETWDGKEDPRSAFAALDRRFSRGQQGRRGASRKD, from the coding sequence ATGCATCGAGTCCGGCTGGCCGTCCGCTGGAGTCTGTTGGGCCTGGCGGGATGCCTCCTGTTGTGGCTAGGCATGGGACATCTGAGCAGGGAACGCCGGTACAACCCAGGCGAGGAAGTGGAAGGAATTACCCGCGAGATGGAACGGCCGGTCGGCCTTCCGAGCGGCGGACTTCGGTTTACCGACATCACACGGGAGGCCGGATTGAGTTCGTTTCTCACATTCGCCGGACACCGGACCTCCCAGCTCCCGGAAGATATGGGTGGCGGGGTCGCCTGGGGAGACTACGATAACGACGGCGACGATGACTTGTTCGTGGTGAGCGCGGGTGGGCCGCTCCATGCTCCCGAAGCGGAGTTGGCGCCATCGATCCTGTACGAAAACAGTGGCGGCGGCCGGTTCCTGCCTCACGCTGGCTTTGCCGATCTCCGGATTCGCGGCATGGGCGCGGCTTGGGCGGATGTGGATAACGATGGCTGGCTTGATCTTGCGGTTACCGGCTATAACACCATCCTCTTGTTCCGCAATCGCCAGGGGCAATTTGCGCCGAGCGGCACGATCCGCTCCGAGCGCGGATTCTGGACGGGCGTAAGTTGGGGAGACTTCAATCGCGACGGTTGGCCGGATCTCTATGTGTGCGGGTATGTCAAATACCGCTATGATCCCAGCCAGCGGACTGTGCGCACCCAGCAATTTGGCCGGGCCGTTCCTCACACGCTCAATCCCTCCTCCTATGCGCCGGAACGCAACCTGCTGTTCCGCAACGATGGGAGAGGCGGCTTCCAAGAAGTAGCCGGGCAACTCGGTGTGGACAATCCCTCTGGGCGGAGTCTGAGCGGTCTCTGGCACGATTTTGACAATAACGGCTGGCCGGATCTGTATGTTGCCAACGATATCTCCGAAAGCAAGTTGTATCTGAACCGCGAAGGCAAGTTTGAGGATGCGGGCAGTTCCGCCTGGGTTGCTGAATACCGCGGATCAATGGGTCTTGCGGCCGGCGACTTCGATCGCGATGGGGATGACGACCTGTTCATCAGCCATTGGGTGGCCCAGCAGTTCGCGCTTTACGAATCCTTGCTTGCCCAACAGTCGTTGTTGAAGACCGGCGGCGGCAAACCGGGAGCAGCCGCTCTCCGCTTCACGGACGTCGCGGAGATGAGGGGAATTGGGCAACCCACCCTTCGCTCGATTGGCTGGGGCGCCGAGTTCGCGGATTTCGACAGCGATGGGTGGCTGGACCTTGCCGTGGCGGCTGGAAGCACCTTTGAGTCCGATGGCGAACCGAAGCGGCTGTTGGGGCTGCCTTCCTTCCTATTCCGCAACATCCGCGGCGAGAACTTCGCGGCGGTGACTGATGAGGGGTTCCCGTTGCGGGCGGCCCGGGTGAGCCGGGGATTGGCCGTCAGCGACTTCGACGGCGATGGCGACGTCGATCTCGCCATTGTGGACCTGGATGGCGGAGTTCGCCTGATTCGCAACGACTCGCGCCAAGGCCATAACCTGCGACTGTCGCTTCGAGGACGGCCGGACCGTCCCTGGAGCGGAAGCGATGGCGCGCAGGTAACCGCATGGCTGGGCGGAACCCCGTTACGGCGAACCGTATCCAGCGCTTCCTACTTGTCACAGAGCTCGCGGTCAGTCCACATCGGTCTCGGCGAGGCGAGCATGGCAGACCGGGTAACGGTGAGGTGGCTGGACGGGCGGGTGGAAGATGTGGGACCGCTCAAGGCGGGCGTCACTTGGCGGCTCTCCCCCGGCCAGCCGCCGCTCACTTTGCCGGCCGGAATGAGCGAACGGGAGCGGCAAGTTGCATTTTGGGACAAGCACAGGGCAGCGATGGACCGGCTGAAAAAGGATCGCGATCCACAATCGGCCGCGCTCCTGTTCCGAGATGCGTTGGCGCTGGACCCGCGACATGAAGATGCCCGATACTACCTGGCGAGTTGCCTGGCCAGCCTGGGAGACCCGCAGGGGGCAATGAGGGAGGTTGAGGCGCTGCTGACGGTGAACCCATCCAGCCACCGGGCGCTTCAGCGCCTGGCCTACCTGCGCGCCGCCACGGCGAGGGGCACGGCGGATCTGCGGCAGGCCGCCAAGGAAGCCGGACGCGCTCACGCTCTGAACCCGGAGGAGACCGGGGCGCTCCTGCTTCTGGCCGAGATTGAATTGCTCAGTGGGCGGCCAGAGGAGACCCAAGCGCATCTGAAAAGGGTCGTGCGCAGCAACCACCGCTCGGCGCTGGCTCACTTTCTTTTGGCGTTCCTGGAAATGCGCGCCGGCAACGGGGCGGCCAGCAGAGCTCAGTTGGAGGCTACGGTTCGGGCGCGCGGCAAGGAGTGGAAACCGCGGGGCAGCGTTCAGGAAGGCGACGTCGAGCAGAGGATGCATGAAGACACCTCGCTGCTGGCTCCGCTCGCCGAAACTTGGGACGGCAAAGAGGATCCTCGGAGCGCATTCGCCGCGCTGGACCGCAGGTTCTCGAGGGGACAACAGGGGAGACGCGGCGCAAGCCGCAAAGACTAG
- a CDS encoding serine/threonine-protein kinase, translating to MESASSRKAEEVFSRLLDLGEPARAEELARLGAEDPQAASEVREMLMSMPAAESYFAQFGPEKETVHPKVQGRLAGAYRIVRELGRGGMGVIYLAERDDGQFRRQVAVKFVGVLAAGGEVWRRFERERRILAGLRHPNIAQLLDAGVSDEGTPYIVMELVDGVPVDEYCRARQLSVSGRVDLFQKVADAIDFIHRNLIIHRDIKPNNVLVTADGVPKLLDFGISRVLLESGAEASLTLPENRVATLNYASPEQLQGGAVSTASDVYSLGLLLYELLAGRPAFPSGDSSPVELLRRVIEEDPPSPGIGGDLERIVMKAIQKAPAERYATVREFSADLEHYLAGRPVSAVPPTRMYRLSKWVNRNRLPVAAGTIVALLLLAAGATVTWQMHVARRERAVAERRFGEVRKLARSILFEFHDPISKLAGATEVRRLMVARSREYLDSLARESSEDTGLQLELSSAYIRLGNVQGNPNFSNLGDTAGALESYAKARKILETVLAANPGHRGALLEAGRLYVLIGAQLLHTGQPRRSLDLKRVALNHWRQLAQANPDDEQVARGLAAAHSEMATATDEFLSPHERWSHGYRAKAIYEKLLQAHPSDAEKMRDLARVHKYLCGMCLTDGDCFLNHARTAADLDRRRVLTDPRDSVAQLELAQSLGLIATGWGKKGEFFKASSLAKESATLRRALWEADPKDARLRDRLAYALAQVGHFQAKEGRWRQALASLQEAVGHAEALVNKSKAFGALDTLGWAHLERADVPAKTGQGNACEAYQQAALAYRRLAHQRKAFSEAKLTGLEPKLAVCRTAN from the coding sequence ATGGAATCCGCAAGCAGCCGGAAGGCTGAGGAGGTCTTCTCCCGACTTCTCGATCTCGGGGAGCCGGCGCGCGCGGAGGAGTTGGCGCGTCTCGGCGCGGAAGACCCGCAAGCGGCCTCCGAGGTGCGTGAGATGCTCATGAGCATGCCGGCGGCGGAATCCTATTTCGCGCAGTTTGGGCCGGAGAAAGAAACGGTCCATCCGAAGGTTCAGGGACGGCTCGCCGGCGCTTACCGGATCGTTCGTGAACTCGGGCGCGGCGGCATGGGAGTAATTTACCTGGCCGAACGAGACGACGGCCAGTTCCGGCGGCAGGTCGCGGTGAAGTTTGTCGGCGTGCTGGCCGCCGGAGGTGAAGTTTGGCGGCGGTTCGAACGCGAAAGGCGGATTCTTGCCGGTCTGCGTCACCCGAATATCGCCCAGCTCTTGGATGCCGGCGTGAGCGACGAGGGCACACCCTACATCGTGATGGAGTTGGTGGACGGCGTTCCGGTGGATGAATATTGCCGCGCCCGGCAGTTGAGCGTGTCCGGCCGCGTCGATCTCTTCCAAAAGGTTGCCGACGCCATCGATTTCATCCATCGCAATCTGATAATCCACAGGGATATCAAACCCAACAACGTTCTGGTGACGGCCGACGGCGTGCCCAAACTGCTCGACTTCGGCATTTCGAGGGTGCTCCTGGAAAGCGGTGCAGAGGCGAGCCTCACGCTTCCTGAGAACCGGGTCGCCACGTTGAATTATGCCAGTCCCGAGCAGTTGCAGGGCGGCGCGGTCTCAACAGCCAGCGACGTGTACTCCTTGGGGCTGCTGTTGTATGAGCTGCTCGCCGGGCGGCCGGCGTTTCCTTCCGGCGATTCCTCGCCGGTTGAGCTATTGCGGCGCGTGATCGAGGAGGACCCGCCTTCTCCGGGCATCGGCGGCGACCTCGAACGGATCGTGATGAAGGCGATTCAGAAAGCGCCGGCCGAGCGTTACGCCACGGTGCGGGAATTCTCGGCCGACCTGGAGCATTATCTGGCCGGCAGGCCGGTCTCGGCTGTCCCGCCCACGCGCATGTACCGGTTGAGCAAATGGGTAAACCGCAATCGCCTCCCGGTGGCGGCTGGGACAATTGTGGCGTTGCTTCTGTTGGCCGCCGGCGCTACCGTGACCTGGCAGATGCACGTGGCGCGCCGCGAGCGGGCAGTCGCCGAACGCAGATTCGGCGAGGTCCGGAAGCTTGCCCGCTCTATTCTGTTCGAGTTTCATGATCCTATCTCGAAACTCGCCGGCGCGACTGAGGTTCGACGGCTCATGGTGGCTCGCTCGCGCGAATACCTGGACTCGCTGGCGCGCGAGAGCAGCGAGGACACCGGCCTGCAACTGGAACTGTCGTCGGCTTACATCCGGTTGGGGAACGTGCAAGGGAATCCGAATTTCTCCAATCTCGGAGATACCGCGGGCGCCCTGGAATCATACGCCAAAGCGAGAAAGATCCTGGAAACGGTCCTGGCGGCGAACCCTGGGCATCGTGGGGCGTTGCTGGAGGCTGGCCGGCTATATGTCCTAATCGGCGCCCAACTCCTGCACACCGGCCAACCGCGGCGTTCGCTGGACTTGAAGCGTGTGGCCCTGAACCACTGGCGGCAACTCGCGCAGGCGAATCCGGACGACGAGCAGGTGGCGCGGGGACTCGCCGCCGCGCATTCGGAGATGGCGACTGCAACCGATGAATTCCTAAGCCCGCATGAGCGATGGAGCCACGGCTACCGGGCCAAAGCGATCTACGAGAAACTGCTGCAAGCTCATCCCTCCGATGCGGAGAAAATGCGCGATCTTGCCCGTGTCCACAAATACCTGTGCGGAATGTGCCTGACAGACGGGGACTGTTTCCTCAATCACGCCCGCACTGCCGCCGATCTCGACCGGCGGCGGGTCCTGACTGACCCGCGGGACTCGGTAGCGCAACTGGAACTGGCCCAAAGTCTCGGCCTCATTGCGACAGGATGGGGCAAGAAAGGAGAATTCTTTAAGGCCTCCAGTCTCGCCAAGGAGAGCGCAACGCTTCGCCGTGCCCTCTGGGAAGCCGACCCGAAGGACGCGCGCCTGCGCGACCGGCTGGCGTATGCCCTGGCTCAAGTCGGCCACTTCCAGGCCAAGGAGGGCCGATGGCGGCAGGCGCTGGCATCGCTGCAAGAGGCTGTCGGCCACGCCGAAGCCCTTGTGAACAAATCGAAGGCCTTTGGCGCTTTGGACACTCTCGGATGGGCACACCTTGAGCGAGCCGATGTTCCTGCAAAAACCGGCCAAGGGAATGCCTGCGAGGCGTACCAGCAAGCTGCACTGGCATACCGCCGTCTCGCCCATCAGCGGAAAGCGTTTTCGGAGGCGAAGCTGACCGGACTCGAACCGAAACTTGCCGTGTGCCGCACGGCTAACTAG